Proteins encoded within one genomic window of Cryomorphaceae bacterium 1068:
- a CDS encoding O-antigen ligase family protein yields the protein MLRFLSENKGAILLFLAWFVIGRINAPAFYVVASVSIILLWRKLMFLELLMGFLFVLILSDTINSTTDFAKTFKNIYILALGAIAVIERNRFPKINRIYYYFIPFILAGLIGLVQSPIPTLAVQKTLSYILLIFIVPQFLIKAYDDHGTDAIRNIIFFAGFMILMGFVLEIVDPGYTYARGGRYRGVFGNPNGMGIFASLVIALVYLKRDVFPNLFSKNDLRWLVIPALISLVLAGSRTSIIAVVIFFVFTRLYRVSPMIGFLAFLGTAIISELVASNIVVIITSFGLSEFFRVDTLEGGSGRQIAWNLAWQTIQDSFWFGRGFAFDEWIMAKNQEALNDLGHQGGVHNTYLQIWLNTGIVGLLLFLRAIFLNVIKGASRSRLAFPFLWLVMFSILPESWLAASLNPFSILFFIGLTVLTDDIFTAEAAEEETLQTTVLA from the coding sequence ATGCTCCGATTTCTCTCTGAAAATAAGGGTGCCATACTCCTCTTTCTGGCTTGGTTCGTAATCGGACGAATCAATGCTCCCGCGTTTTATGTCGTGGCGAGTGTCAGTATCATTTTGCTTTGGCGAAAGCTTATGTTTCTCGAGCTATTGATGGGCTTTCTTTTCGTCCTCATCCTTAGTGATACGATCAATAGTACTACCGATTTTGCCAAGACATTTAAAAATATCTATATCCTGGCACTAGGTGCTATTGCCGTTATTGAACGCAATCGATTCCCGAAGATCAACCGAATTTACTACTACTTTATTCCTTTCATTTTAGCAGGCTTGATAGGATTAGTCCAGTCTCCCATTCCTACTTTGGCAGTGCAGAAGACGCTGTCTTACATACTGTTGATTTTTATCGTTCCCCAGTTTTTAATCAAGGCATACGATGATCATGGTACCGATGCCATTAGGAACATCATATTTTTTGCGGGCTTCATGATCTTGATGGGTTTCGTCTTGGAAATTGTCGATCCCGGTTATACCTATGCTCGTGGTGGCAGATATCGCGGTGTATTTGGAAATCCAAACGGGATGGGAATATTCGCATCGCTGGTCATAGCCTTGGTTTATCTGAAAAGAGATGTTTTCCCCAATTTATTTTCGAAGAATGATTTGAGGTGGCTGGTCATTCCCGCCCTGATTTCTTTGGTTTTGGCGGGTTCGCGAACCTCGATCATCGCAGTAGTGATCTTCTTTGTTTTCACCAGGCTTTATCGGGTTTCACCCATGATTGGTTTCTTAGCCTTCTTGGGTACCGCCATCATTTCTGAGTTGGTCGCTTCAAATATCGTTGTGATAATCACGAGTTTTGGGCTTTCTGAGTTTTTCAGAGTCGACACATTAGAAGGTGGTTCAGGAAGACAGATCGCCTGGAACCTTGCTTGGCAGACTATTCAAGACAGTTTTTGGTTTGGTAGGGGGTTTGCTTTTGACGAATGGATAATGGCAAAGAACCAAGAGGCTCTCAATGATCTCGGCCACCAAGGAGGTGTGCACAATACCTACCTTCAAATTTGGCTGAATACGGGAATAGTCGGATTGCTTCTTTTTTTAAGAGCCATCTTTTTAAATGTAATCAAAGGAGCCTCTCGTTCTCGTTTGGCTTTTCCCTTTCTTTGGCTCGTGATGTTTAGCATTTTACCTGAGTCATGGCTTGCTGCCTCGCTCAACCCCTTTTCGATCTTATTCTTTATAGGCTTGACCGTTTTAACAGACGATATCTTCACGGCCGAAGCTGCTGAAGAAGAAACTCTCCAAACGACCGTATTGGCATGA
- a CDS encoding glycosyltransferase family 4 protein, with the protein MHIAVITDGITPFVTGGMQRHSFHLVKNLLRKGVKITLVHCVCGNDSFPKKEKIYELMESSSEALEIHTLRFPQMKNVPGHYLRESYQYSCNIYELLKDKWGKFDFIYCKGFTSWCLLEQKKKGKHMAPVGVKFHGYEMFQKNKNIKGKIEQFMLRPPVVFINRNADAVFSYGGEINGVIEKIGVDPDKIVSIGSGIDDSWLVTEPKKEQGTRRFLFIGRNEKRKGLDDLKALSGLISTLPIEFHFVGPIPKLKQIKSPNCVYHGEVTDSNMLRDTIDTCQVLVVPSHSEGMPNVILEAMSRGLAILATSVGAVPMMVSDSNGRLIPSHQRAALSGVLTELAEMDSADLMKLREKSLNIISENYLWSAIAQKNLNAIEKITFTLS; encoded by the coding sequence ATGCACATAGCGGTAATCACGGATGGAATAACACCCTTTGTCACTGGAGGAATGCAGCGCCATTCTTTTCACTTGGTGAAAAATCTTTTGCGAAAAGGGGTGAAAATCACTCTCGTGCATTGCGTTTGTGGCAATGATAGTTTTCCAAAAAAGGAAAAAATCTATGAGTTAATGGAATCCAGTTCCGAAGCATTGGAAATCCACACTCTGCGTTTTCCCCAAATGAAAAATGTGCCTGGCCATTACCTCAGGGAATCGTACCAATACTCTTGTAATATCTACGAGCTTTTGAAGGATAAGTGGGGAAAGTTTGACTTCATCTATTGCAAGGGATTTACCTCGTGGTGTCTGCTTGAGCAAAAAAAGAAGGGGAAACACATGGCGCCCGTAGGAGTGAAGTTTCACGGCTATGAGATGTTCCAGAAAAACAAGAACATCAAGGGAAAGATTGAGCAGTTTATGTTGCGGCCACCGGTGGTTTTTATCAATCGCAATGCTGATGCTGTATTTTCTTATGGAGGCGAGATCAATGGTGTGATTGAGAAAATCGGAGTTGACCCTGATAAGATCGTTTCGATCGGATCGGGAATTGACGATAGCTGGCTGGTTACGGAACCCAAAAAAGAACAAGGTACACGTCGATTTCTCTTCATTGGAAGAAACGAGAAGAGAAAAGGCTTGGACGATTTGAAAGCATTGAGTGGCCTCATAAGCACCCTGCCGATAGAGTTTCATTTTGTCGGACCGATTCCAAAGCTCAAGCAAATCAAATCACCAAATTGTGTCTATCACGGTGAAGTGACAGATTCGAATATGCTGCGGGACACCATTGATACTTGCCAGGTATTAGTCGTTCCGAGTCATTCCGAAGGAATGCCTAATGTCATTTTGGAAGCTATGTCGAGAGGGCTGGCGATTCTGGCTACATCCGTCGGGGCAGTGCCCATGATGGTTTCAGACAGCAATGGTCGTTTGATACCTTCTCATCAAAGAGCTGCACTGTCGGGAGTGCTCACCGAATTGGCCGAGATGGATTCTGCTGACTTAATGAAACTCCGAGAAAAAAGCTTGAACATCATTTCAGAAAATTATCTCTGGTCGGCTATCGCCCAAAAGAATCTCAACGCCATTGAGAAGATTACCTTTACGCTGAGTTAA